A region from the Acyrthosiphon pisum isolate AL4f chromosome A1, pea_aphid_22Mar2018_4r6ur, whole genome shotgun sequence genome encodes:
- the LOC100168351 gene encoding TAR DNA-binding protein 43, translated as MSFVQVSETNDGDKEVVDLPLEKDGTLLLSTLRAQYPDACGLKYVAPDNGRTRALRLADDKLHPPTDDGWGDIVYFCSFNKDNGQKRKLNEEFESDVERASKDPKSEATSTAWKNRDLLVLGLPWKTTDEDLESYFSKYGELRMAQIKKTADGRSRGFGFIRFKEQESQVRSMLDSHVINGRRCEIKIPNIKDAFINEAPKKIFVGQLTESITQEDLEDYFKKFGDIVEVFVPRPFKGIAFVSFTKPDAALTALDQDHTIKDIRLSVSVAMPKDKDQRSRGGRSSGGGGGGGGGGGGGSGGNPYGGGRMRGSRDSYSSRDHYYDNGGWDDYDRGSSYSDRYRNNSRYDRKPYDSGRSYNSGQVWRKNEYSDSSSVSQSKDVGGQFDPNLVAAVVEKTVRGVIGNMSKYE; from the exons ATGTCGTTCGTCCAAGTTTCCGAAACAAACGACGGTGATAAAGAGGTGGTGGACTTGCCGTTGGAGAAAGATGGCACCCTCTTGTTGTCCACGCTTCGTGCACAATATCCGGACGCTTGCGGCTTAAAGTACGTAGCTCCGGACAATGGCCGAACTCGAGCTCTACGGCTTGCCGATGATAAGCTACATCCACCTACTGACGATGGGTGGGGCGACATTGTATACTTTTGTTCATTCAACAAGG ATAATGGACAGAAAAGGAAATTGAACGAAGAATTTGAAAGTGATGTTGAGCGAGCATCCAAGGATCCCAAGTCTGAGGCAACATCAACAGCTTGGAAGAATCGTGATTTACTTGTGCTCGGTTTACCATGGAAAACGACTGATGAGGACTTAGAAAGTTACTTTAGTAAATACGGTGAACTGCGCATGGCACaa attaaaaAGACAGCTGATGGTAGATCAAGAGGTTTTGGATTCATACGATTTAAAGAACAAGAATCTCAAGTGCGGTCAATGTTAGATTCTCATGTGATAAATGGAAGGCGATGTGAGATTAAAATACCAAACATTAAg GATGCATTTATAAATGAAGCGCCGAAGAAAATATTTGTGGGACAACTGACCGAAAGTATAACTCAAGAAGATCTAGaagactattttaaaaaatttggagATATTGTTGAAGTGTTTGTTCCTCGTCCATTTAAAGGGATTGCCTTTGTATCATTCACCAAACCAGATGCTGCACTCACTGCTCTTGACCAGGATCATACCATCAAAGATATTCGTCTCAGTGTGTCTGTTGCTATGCCCAAAGATAAAGACCAAAGATCACGTGGTGGACGCAGTAGTGGAGGcggaggtggtggtggtggtggcggtggcggcggaaGTGGTGGAAATCCATATGGCGGTGGTCGTATGAGAGGAAGTCGAGATTCCTACAGTAGTCGTGATCACTATTATGATAATGGTGGTTGGGATGATTATGACCGGGGCAGTAGTTATTCAGATCGTTATAGAAATAATAGTCGTTATGATAGAAAGCCATACGATAGTGGCAGATCTTACAATTCTGGGCAGGTATggagaaaaaatgaatattctGATTCATCGTCTGTATCCCAATCTAAAGATGTTGGTGGCCAGTTTGATCCAAATTTAGTGGCTGCAGTAGTAGAAAAGACAGTGAGAGGAGTGATTGGAAATATGAgcaaatatgaataa
- the LOC100166960 gene encoding thiamine transporter 2 isoform X1: MKKWKKISLFVCVFAFVREFRPIEPFYAAYMTSPAINITLTQTSRDVYAVGAYSCFLLIIIVFLITDYLKYKPVLIMDGICGVMAYCSIVGHPSLLRMQIGQVFYGFFFSSEVAYFGYLYAMTDNKRYYQRITGQARAACLSGKFFSSLFAQLVSLVNGSVPYVELVYISIFGMFFSIIWAYFMPNVTNSVYFHNEKSEPTDELPPPVTNYTSSTGEPKTTEDIESHQPKTKITKDIDKNYSKSLGQVLLYLHKDFKRSYSDPYVRKLCLWWAFAFGAYVQVYTYINVLYTYVLDLNEDTHFTLYNGAAESLNTLIGAIAAYSIGQLELNWFKVGDLFLGIGSLLAGIVLLGCFYTRTLWFIYAFYIIYGCLYQTMLTVAESEVAKRLSRDSYGLVFGFNSFIALFLHTLMTYGIVQGHIISVSTIQQFLIYAVYYMSIGAVFLIFSINNYFSSAATDSIIECKQ, translated from the exons ATGAAGAAATGGAAAAAGATCTCACTATTCGTGTGCGTGTTTGCGTTCGTCAGAGAATTTAGGCCCATCGAACCATTTTACGCGGCTTACATGACAAGTCCAGCTATAAACATCACATTAACTCag ACGTCAAGAGATGTTTATGCAGTCGGAGCGTACTCGTGCTTTTTACTCATCATTATTGTGTTCCTGATCACCGATTATCTGAAATATAAGCCAGTGTTAATAATGGATGGGATATGTGGTGTAATGGCCTATTGCAGTATTGTTGGACATCCGAGTTTATTGAGAATGCAg attgGCCAAGTGTTCTACGGTTTCTTCTTCTCATCCGAAGTGGcttattttggttatttataCGCCATGACCGATAATAAACGTTACTATCAAAGAATCACGGGGCAAGCTAGAGCGGCTTGCCTATCGGGCAAGTTCTTTTCTTCTTTATTTGCCCAACTAGTCAGTCTCGTCAATGGTTCAGTTCCTTACGTCGAATTGGTTTACATTAGtatatttg GAATGTTTTTCTCCATTATTTGGGCCTATTTTATGCCTAACGTTACTAATAGTGTCTATTTTCACAACGAAAAATCTGAACCAACTGATGAGCTCCCGCCACCGGTTACAAATTACACGTCTTCCACTGGTGAACCAAAAACCACTGAGGATATCGAATCTCATCAACCGAAAACAAAG ATAACCAAGgacattgataaaaattatagtaaaagttTGGGTCAAGTATTACTATACTTACATAAGGATTTCAAACGATCGTATTCAGATCCATATGTTAGAAAACTTTGTTTGTGGTGGGCTTTTGCTTTCGGAGCATATGTACAG GTTTACACGTACATTAATGTTTTGTACACTTATGTGTTAGATTTAAACGAGGATACACATTTTACTTTGTACAATGGTGCGGCAGAATCACTTAATACTTTAATAG gggCTATTGCTGCATATTCAATTGGCCAACTTGAATTAAATTGGTTTAAAGTCGGAGACTTGTTTTTAGGAATTGGTTCATTGCTAGCTGGAATAGTACTTCTTGGATGTTTTTACACGAGAACACTGTGGTTCATTTACGCTTTCTACATAATCTACGGATGTCTTTACCAAACGATGTTGACGGTCGCCga ATCTGAAGTTGCAAAACGATTAAGCAGAGATAGTTACGGGCTCGTATTTGGATTCAACTCATTTATAGCACTATTCCTACACACGCTCATGACTTACGGCATTGTTCAAGGGCACATTATCTCGGTTTCAACTATACaacaa tttttGATTTATGCTGTTTACTACATGAGCATTGGAGcggtttttctaattttctcGATCAACAATTATTTCTCATCAGCTGCAACCGATAGTATTATAGAATGtaagcaataa
- the LOC100166960 gene encoding thiamine transporter 2 isoform X2, with protein sequence MKKWKKISLFVCVFAFVREFRPIEPFYAAYMTSPAINITLTQTSRDVYAVGAYSCFLLIIIVFLITDYLKYKPVLIMDGICGVMAYCSIVGHPSLLRMQIGQVFYGFFFSSEVAYFGYLYAMTDNKRYYQRITGQARAACLSGKFFSSLFAQLVSLVNGSVPYVELVYISIFGMFFSIIWAYFMPNVTNSVYFHNEKSEPTDELPPPVTNYTSSTGEPKTTEDIESHQPKTKITKDIDKNYSKSLGQVLLYLHKDFKRSYSDPYVRKLCLWWAFAFGAYVQVYTYINVLYTYVLDLNEDTHFTLYNGAAESLNTLIGIGSLLAGIVLLGCFYTRTLWFIYAFYIIYGCLYQTMLTVAESEVAKRLSRDSYGLVFGFNSFIALFLHTLMTYGIVQGHIISVSTIQQFLIYAVYYMSIGAVFLIFSINNYFSSAATDSIIECKQ encoded by the exons ATGAAGAAATGGAAAAAGATCTCACTATTCGTGTGCGTGTTTGCGTTCGTCAGAGAATTTAGGCCCATCGAACCATTTTACGCGGCTTACATGACAAGTCCAGCTATAAACATCACATTAACTCag ACGTCAAGAGATGTTTATGCAGTCGGAGCGTACTCGTGCTTTTTACTCATCATTATTGTGTTCCTGATCACCGATTATCTGAAATATAAGCCAGTGTTAATAATGGATGGGATATGTGGTGTAATGGCCTATTGCAGTATTGTTGGACATCCGAGTTTATTGAGAATGCAg attgGCCAAGTGTTCTACGGTTTCTTCTTCTCATCCGAAGTGGcttattttggttatttataCGCCATGACCGATAATAAACGTTACTATCAAAGAATCACGGGGCAAGCTAGAGCGGCTTGCCTATCGGGCAAGTTCTTTTCTTCTTTATTTGCCCAACTAGTCAGTCTCGTCAATGGTTCAGTTCCTTACGTCGAATTGGTTTACATTAGtatatttg GAATGTTTTTCTCCATTATTTGGGCCTATTTTATGCCTAACGTTACTAATAGTGTCTATTTTCACAACGAAAAATCTGAACCAACTGATGAGCTCCCGCCACCGGTTACAAATTACACGTCTTCCACTGGTGAACCAAAAACCACTGAGGATATCGAATCTCATCAACCGAAAACAAAG ATAACCAAGgacattgataaaaattatagtaaaagttTGGGTCAAGTATTACTATACTTACATAAGGATTTCAAACGATCGTATTCAGATCCATATGTTAGAAAACTTTGTTTGTGGTGGGCTTTTGCTTTCGGAGCATATGTACAG GTTTACACGTACATTAATGTTTTGTACACTTATGTGTTAGATTTAAACGAGGATACACATTTTACTTTGTACAATGGTGCGGCAGAATCACTTAATACTTTAATAG GAATTGGTTCATTGCTAGCTGGAATAGTACTTCTTGGATGTTTTTACACGAGAACACTGTGGTTCATTTACGCTTTCTACATAATCTACGGATGTCTTTACCAAACGATGTTGACGGTCGCCga ATCTGAAGTTGCAAAACGATTAAGCAGAGATAGTTACGGGCTCGTATTTGGATTCAACTCATTTATAGCACTATTCCTACACACGCTCATGACTTACGGCATTGTTCAAGGGCACATTATCTCGGTTTCAACTATACaacaa tttttGATTTATGCTGTTTACTACATGAGCATTGGAGcggtttttctaattttctcGATCAACAATTATTTCTCATCAGCTGCAACCGATAGTATTATAGAATGtaagcaataa